One genomic segment of Fervidobacterium pennivorans includes these proteins:
- a CDS encoding D-alanyl-D-alanine carboxypeptidase/D-alanyl-D-alanine-endopeptidase, with translation MFRAFIKLLSKEIKNSRFFLLLLSVSLLLYPSFGSSKDVYSLITSRIPQGGFVGVYFVDADNGNALVHYNEHTLFIPASLTKVFSTLVAWEVLGPEFRYTTTVYVPRGNISPRIRGDIVIKGNGDPSMSVETLRENFKKFIFEGVKEIEGDIVIDNSFFSNERWGIGWEWDYKNPSIDALVLKENPNAFNPYDVNAVALNFGLNVIKILNDYGIKVYGTVKVGKLRNDYREFIVIKSATLKNLIAIANKYSSNSYAEQILRTVGLRVYGLGSIYNSLKVMNDFYKKLFGEYYPFKLNDGSGLSTYNLATPYMVAQTLVYAYRNHGGFNGFISTLARSGTEGTMERRLGDITLYAKTGTLQKVSNIAGVMVTKTGRKVAFAIMVNNFVVPTYVAMEYQDEIIRFVWNNY, from the coding sequence GTGTTCAGAGCATTCATCAAGTTGTTGAGTAAGGAGATTAAGAATTCCAGATTTTTTCTCTTACTTTTATCGGTATCACTGCTACTTTACCCTTCTTTTGGTTCATCAAAAGATGTTTATTCACTGATAACATCGAGAATACCACAAGGTGGCTTTGTTGGTGTATATTTTGTTGATGCAGACAACGGTAATGCTCTCGTTCACTATAATGAGCATACCCTTTTTATCCCAGCTTCCTTGACAAAAGTGTTTTCCACACTTGTGGCTTGGGAAGTGCTTGGACCTGAATTTCGCTATACGACTACTGTTTATGTTCCACGTGGTAACATTTCACCAAGGATTAGGGGAGATATTGTCATAAAAGGTAATGGAGATCCCTCAATGAGTGTTGAGACACTCAGAGAAAATTTTAAGAAATTCATTTTCGAAGGTGTTAAAGAAATCGAAGGTGATATCGTTATTGATAATTCCTTTTTCTCAAACGAAAGATGGGGTATTGGTTGGGAGTGGGATTACAAAAATCCAAGTATCGATGCTCTTGTGCTTAAAGAAAACCCTAATGCATTTAATCCATACGATGTCAACGCTGTGGCGTTGAATTTTGGGCTTAACGTTATAAAAATTCTCAATGATTACGGAATCAAAGTTTACGGTACAGTTAAAGTTGGCAAATTAAGAAACGACTACAGAGAATTCATAGTAATTAAATCCGCCACTTTGAAAAACCTTATAGCGATTGCAAACAAGTATAGCAGCAATTCTTACGCTGAACAAATATTAAGAACCGTGGGTCTAAGAGTCTACGGATTGGGTAGTATTTACAATTCACTCAAAGTGATGAATGACTTTTACAAGAAACTTTTCGGAGAATATTATCCTTTCAAATTGAACGACGGTTCAGGTTTATCAACTTACAATCTTGCTACACCGTATATGGTTGCACAAACGTTAGTTTACGCATACAGAAACCACGGAGGTTTTAACGGGTTCATATCAACGTTAGCAAGGTCAGGAACAGAGGGAACTATGGAAAGAAGACTTGGGGATATAACATTGTATGCAAAAACTGGAACTTTGCAGAAAGTTTCGAACATAGCAGGGGTGATGGTTACAAAGACTGGTAGAAAAGTGGCATTCGCCATAATGGTCAACAACTTTGTTGTGCCAACATACGTCGCCATGGAGTACCAAGATGAGATAATTAGGTTTGTTTGGAATAATTATTAA
- a CDS encoding biotin--[acetyl-CoA-carboxylase] ligase — protein MIGEEIEVLYEVDSTNEFLKRNYKSFHDGAIVVAIKQTAGKGRMGRTWYSPEGGLWYSVLFKPKVHISLHAYTKVFSVAIVEVLKKLKVKAYIKWPNDIYYDGKKLAGILSEAVSVNDRVVAIIVGIGINVNNDIPDDLKDIAISLKDILKKKVKITYILDAINKHAWNLLITYRNETESITKLWKKYLVPREGDKIKVNVDEQIAEGTVLKITEDTLYVDVGGKVIGVQSIHQVVE, from the coding sequence ATGATAGGAGAAGAGATAGAAGTACTTTACGAGGTAGATAGCACCAACGAGTTTTTGAAAAGGAATTACAAGTCTTTCCACGATGGAGCTATAGTTGTTGCTATTAAGCAAACGGCCGGCAAAGGTAGGATGGGAAGAACGTGGTACTCTCCAGAAGGGGGACTCTGGTACTCAGTTCTCTTTAAGCCGAAGGTGCACATAAGCCTTCATGCATACACAAAAGTATTTTCTGTAGCCATTGTGGAAGTACTAAAAAAGTTGAAGGTGAAAGCTTACATAAAATGGCCCAATGACATATATTACGACGGCAAAAAGCTTGCTGGTATACTCTCAGAAGCTGTTTCTGTTAACGATAGAGTAGTTGCAATAATTGTAGGTATAGGAATTAACGTGAACAACGACATTCCAGATGACTTAAAAGATATCGCAATCTCATTAAAAGACATCCTAAAGAAAAAGGTGAAAATCACTTACATACTCGATGCGATTAACAAACATGCTTGGAATTTATTGATAACTTACAGAAATGAAACTGAGAGCATCACAAAACTCTGGAAGAAATACTTAGTCCCAAGAGAAGGAGATAAGATTAAGGTAAACGTTGATGAACAGATTGCTGAAGGGACTGTTTTAAAAATCACAGAAGATACTTTGTACGTTGATGTAGGAGGCAAAGTAATCGGTGTTCAGAGCATTCATCAAGTTGTTGAGTAA
- the murJ gene encoding murein biosynthesis integral membrane protein MurJ, translating into MLSSLAFAVATFLSRVLGLVRDMLIASKFGTSWQADAYFVAILFPFFLRRVFGEGAMTSAFVPLYSESKDKDEFLSSVLTSFTIVLLVIVSTVMIFPDIVIYLFSSGAAPQTKELIRVLARITAPSIFFIFWWAITYSIENTRGKFFYPALTPIIPNIVIIVFTLLPGLGIYGPTWGFLIGEAAAFLALAYPLRRHKLRFTFKYTNEFLKLFWPSFLAMSISQINSIVDTNVVSYYSRGLGGGVSYLQYASRFYMLPYGLFGVAVATVILSTISNDRENYTQHLKHGITSTLFFTVPATIGLIVLDEPILRLFYEYGQFTAKDTRITAQVLNAYVLGLPFYGMYSTMARARHAMKDMKTPLKATIIVALSNVVMDLLVGLKYGPIGVALATSVAGIIGFLYLLIKEKNKKLFEKEDLYIILSSLIMGVATYFFSNISSKRIWVIPSTVFGALVYLLSSAIFLRHRLKEFLRRKTL; encoded by the coding sequence ATGTTAAGTAGTCTTGCATTCGCCGTAGCAACATTCTTGTCAAGAGTCTTGGGACTTGTTCGAGACATGCTCATAGCCTCAAAATTTGGAACATCATGGCAAGCAGATGCATATTTCGTTGCCATCTTGTTCCCGTTTTTCTTACGAAGGGTTTTCGGCGAAGGTGCGATGACTTCTGCATTTGTACCACTTTACAGTGAATCGAAAGATAAAGATGAGTTTCTATCTTCCGTGCTAACTAGTTTTACAATAGTCTTGCTAGTTATAGTGTCGACTGTTATGATTTTCCCAGATATAGTCATATACCTTTTCAGTTCAGGTGCAGCACCGCAAACAAAAGAACTCATACGTGTTTTGGCAAGAATAACTGCTCCTTCGATATTTTTCATCTTTTGGTGGGCAATAACGTATTCTATTGAAAACACACGTGGTAAATTCTTTTACCCGGCGTTAACACCTATTATTCCAAATATTGTGATCATAGTCTTTACGTTACTCCCGGGTTTGGGTATTTACGGACCCACTTGGGGATTTCTAATAGGAGAAGCAGCTGCGTTCTTGGCGCTAGCTTATCCATTAAGAAGACACAAACTCCGTTTCACATTTAAATACACAAACGAGTTTTTAAAACTATTTTGGCCCAGTTTTCTAGCGATGTCTATTTCTCAAATCAACAGCATAGTGGACACAAATGTGGTCTCTTATTACAGTCGAGGACTTGGTGGAGGTGTTTCCTACCTCCAATATGCATCAAGATTTTACATGCTTCCATATGGTTTGTTTGGAGTGGCTGTGGCAACTGTGATACTCTCAACAATCAGCAACGATAGAGAAAATTATACCCAGCACTTAAAACACGGAATAACTTCAACATTGTTCTTCACAGTTCCAGCAACAATAGGTCTTATCGTTCTTGACGAGCCAATACTTCGGTTGTTTTACGAATACGGGCAATTTACAGCAAAGGATACCAGAATTACCGCCCAGGTACTAAACGCATACGTCTTAGGATTACCTTTTTATGGTATGTATTCAACAATGGCACGTGCACGCCACGCGATGAAAGATATGAAGACCCCTTTAAAGGCTACAATAATAGTTGCTTTGTCGAATGTAGTGATGGACCTTCTTGTTGGTTTGAAGTATGGACCAATTGGCGTTGCATTAGCCACAAGTGTTGCAGGAATAATAGGTTTTCTGTACCTTTTGATAAAAGAGAAAAACAAAAAGCTTTTCGAAAAAGAAGATTTGTACATTATCTTATCTTCGCTTATCATGGGAGTGGCAACTTATTTCTTTTCTAATATTTCATCAAAACGTATTTGGGTAATTCCATCCACAGTTTTTGGCGCATTGGTTTATTTACTTTCTTCCGCAATTTTCTTGAGACACAGGCTGAAAGAGTTTTTAAGAAGGAAAACATTATAG
- the rny gene encoding ribonuclease Y encodes MLIYIILAVVGLALGFYLGSTVGRKKAQEDIEKKLKAAKEDAESIIKNAEKEATEIKKRMIIEAREEAHQIREEIEKERKRREEEIKLLEERILKREELLSKREEMLDKRESFIENLKMELEAKAKELEAKEKEIQEKFTKLAGLTHEQAREIVLQEARERYEHEIAKVFVQIKARYEEDAEKYAKKVIADAIQRYAPEYTGEVTISTVALPNDDMKGRLIGREGRNIRTFEKITGVDLIIDDTPEMVTLSSFNPLRREIARRTIEKLVQDGRIHPARIEEMYEKAKAEVEKEIKEAGQEAVITVGVGGLHPEIIKLLGRLKFRTSYGQNVLSHSIEVAQIAGLLAAELGLNVDKAKRGGLLHDIGKALDHEVEGSHTIIGAEILKRYGESDEIINMIMAHHGEEEPMTPEAAIVTAADAISAARPGARREDVESYIKRLMKLEEIAKSYKYVENAYAIQAGREIRVIVQPEKTDDATIEKLAHDIATRIENELQYPGVLKVVVIREKRSIAYAK; translated from the coding sequence ATTTTGATATACATAATTTTAGCAGTCGTAGGTCTGGCATTAGGTTTCTACCTTGGAAGCACGGTTGGCAGAAAAAAGGCACAAGAAGATATTGAGAAGAAATTAAAGGCTGCTAAGGAAGATGCGGAAAGCATAATAAAGAATGCAGAAAAAGAAGCAACTGAGATAAAGAAAAGGATGATAATAGAAGCACGCGAAGAGGCACATCAGATTCGCGAGGAGATAGAAAAAGAAAGAAAGAGAAGAGAAGAAGAAATAAAGCTACTCGAGGAAAGAATTTTGAAGCGTGAAGAACTTCTCAGTAAACGCGAAGAGATGCTCGATAAACGCGAGAGTTTCATTGAAAACTTAAAAATGGAGTTAGAAGCAAAGGCAAAGGAACTTGAAGCAAAGGAAAAGGAAATTCAGGAGAAGTTTACCAAACTAGCAGGTCTTACTCACGAACAAGCAAGAGAAATAGTTTTGCAAGAAGCTAGGGAAAGATACGAACACGAAATAGCAAAGGTCTTTGTTCAAATAAAGGCGAGATACGAAGAAGATGCTGAAAAATACGCGAAAAAAGTTATCGCTGATGCTATTCAGAGGTACGCTCCTGAGTATACTGGCGAGGTTACTATCAGCACGGTTGCCTTGCCAAATGATGATATGAAAGGTCGTTTGATAGGAAGAGAAGGAAGAAATATACGGACTTTTGAAAAGATAACAGGTGTTGACCTCATTATCGACGATACACCTGAAATGGTTACTTTGAGTTCGTTCAACCCACTGAGAAGAGAAATCGCAAGAAGAACGATAGAAAAATTGGTCCAGGATGGTAGAATTCATCCTGCGAGGATAGAAGAGATGTACGAAAAAGCCAAAGCGGAAGTTGAAAAAGAAATCAAAGAGGCAGGTCAAGAAGCAGTAATCACGGTTGGTGTTGGAGGACTCCACCCAGAAATTATTAAATTGCTCGGTAGATTGAAATTTAGGACAAGCTACGGTCAGAATGTTCTGAGTCATTCAATCGAAGTAGCTCAAATTGCGGGCTTACTTGCAGCTGAGCTTGGTTTGAACGTTGATAAGGCAAAGCGTGGAGGTTTGTTGCACGATATAGGTAAAGCGCTTGACCACGAAGTTGAAGGTTCACACACAATTATAGGTGCAGAGATTCTTAAAAGATACGGTGAATCTGACGAGATTATCAACATGATAATGGCACACCACGGAGAAGAAGAACCGATGACACCAGAAGCAGCCATCGTAACCGCTGCAGATGCCATCTCGGCCGCAAGACCTGGGGCAAGAAGGGAAGACGTGGAAAGCTACATCAAAAGATTGATGAAGCTTGAAGAGATAGCAAAAAGTTACAAATACGTTGAAAATGCGTATGCGATACAAGCTGGTAGGGAGATTAGGGTTATTGTCCAGCCAGAAAAAACCGATGATGCAACAATCGAGAAATTGGCACATGATATCGCAACAAGAATCGAGAATGAACTGCAATATCCAGGTGTACTAAAAGTTGTCGTGATAAGAGAAAAACGTTCAATAGCTTACGCAAAGTAA
- a CDS encoding regulatory protein RecX: MRKRRQSKYEVENTRNNIDNFEFHNDWEDEKDYQDNKQLGRSSKKRTKRDPLSIALRFIKFRARSQWEVENRLKREGFSDEVINQTIQKLKESAFIDDEKFAYLYAYDSLVIHYKGPYRIRYELRQLHVDEYIIEDAIKKVLEEVDVQEIIEKLTKGLDEHKKREKLYRHGFGGDW; encoded by the coding sequence ATGCGGAAAAGGCGACAAAGTAAATACGAAGTTGAAAACACCAGAAACAACATAGATAATTTTGAGTTCCATAACGATTGGGAAGACGAAAAAGACTATCAAGATAATAAACAATTGGGCAGAAGCTCAAAAAAAAGGACCAAACGTGATCCTTTAAGTATCGCTTTGAGATTCATCAAATTTAGAGCCCGCTCCCAGTGGGAAGTAGAAAATAGGCTAAAAAGAGAAGGTTTTTCAGATGAGGTTATAAACCAAACAATACAAAAGCTCAAAGAGAGTGCTTTTATAGATGACGAAAAGTTTGCGTATCTCTATGCATACGATAGTTTGGTAATACATTACAAAGGTCCTTATAGGATACGCTATGAACTCAGGCAACTACATGTAGATGAATACATTATAGAGGACGCAATAAAAAAAGTCCTTGAAGAAGTTGATGTTCAAGAGATTATCGAAAAACTAACAAAAGGATTAGATGAACACAAAAAGCGAGAAAAACTATACAGACATGGTTTTGGAGGTGATTGGTAA
- the recA gene encoding recombinase RecA yields the protein MSDEMKKDVLKKAISKIEKQYGKGSIMILGEDNLVQSIEVIPSGSLAIDIASGVGGYPRGRIIEIYGPESSGKTTIALHAIASVQKLGGIAAFVDAEHALDLNYARNLGINLSELLISQPDYGEQALDIVDELVRSNAVDLIVIDSVAALVPRAEIEGAMGDAQIGLQARLMSQALRKLAGNVNKSKTVVIFINQTRMKIGVMYGNPETTTGGVALKFYATMRMEVRSSGKIVEGNEHIGNEVTIKFVKNKVAPPFKTTTVDIIYGKGIVRENELFNIAVNEGLIDRRGSWFTYEALDGKEHSLGQGKTNAVSYLVEHPEIADEIEKRIREKYFSKPTEETQVVEGTKNAEKATK from the coding sequence ATGTCAGATGAAATGAAAAAGGATGTACTGAAAAAAGCTATCAGCAAAATTGAAAAACAGTATGGTAAAGGTTCTATAATGATTCTTGGTGAAGATAACCTCGTTCAAAGTATAGAGGTTATTCCAAGTGGTTCGCTCGCTATCGATATTGCATCAGGCGTTGGTGGTTATCCTCGTGGAAGAATCATAGAAATCTATGGTCCAGAATCAAGTGGTAAGACAACGATAGCGCTCCATGCTATCGCTTCTGTCCAAAAACTTGGCGGAATAGCCGCATTTGTTGATGCAGAACACGCACTAGATTTGAATTATGCAAGAAACCTTGGAATAAACCTTTCTGAGCTTTTAATTTCACAGCCAGACTACGGTGAACAGGCACTCGACATCGTTGATGAACTTGTCAGAAGCAACGCTGTGGACCTTATCGTTATTGACTCCGTTGCAGCACTTGTTCCACGTGCTGAAATCGAAGGGGCAATGGGGGATGCTCAGATAGGTCTTCAGGCAAGGTTGATGTCGCAGGCACTTCGAAAACTCGCAGGAAATGTAAACAAATCCAAAACCGTAGTCATTTTTATCAACCAAACGCGTATGAAAATAGGGGTTATGTATGGTAATCCAGAAACAACCACTGGTGGAGTTGCGTTAAAGTTTTACGCGACGATGAGGATGGAAGTTAGGTCTTCAGGTAAGATAGTTGAAGGAAACGAACACATAGGAAACGAGGTAACGATTAAATTTGTGAAGAATAAGGTCGCACCTCCGTTTAAAACAACAACGGTCGATATTATCTACGGAAAAGGAATTGTTCGCGAAAATGAACTTTTCAACATCGCGGTGAACGAAGGACTTATAGATAGACGAGGTAGTTGGTTCACGTACGAGGCACTCGATGGAAAAGAACATTCTCTTGGACAAGGAAAAACAAACGCTGTGAGTTATCTTGTGGAACATCCTGAAATCGCGGATGAAATTGAAAAAAGAATCCGAGAGAAATACTTCTCTAAGCCAACTGAAGAAACGCAAGTTGTAGAAGGAACGAAGAATGCGGAAAAGGCGACAAAGTAA
- the thpR gene encoding RNA 2',3'-cyclic phosphodiesterase codes for MRTFIAIDVNPEIREVAQEVIDKLISMEFKATWTKPENLHLTLFFLGEMDEKVVDSMAHALQKRLQGFPSFSTDLAGFGYFKFKHSPRVLFLKLEPTKSLQRLFLEMKSELNKIKIKYDEQGNFVPHVTLGRVKEYPNDWEKLVEGIQTPKITLVVDGVTIYSSTLTPQGPIYKWVYKLKFEGGLIKNVR; via the coding sequence GTGAGAACGTTTATAGCTATTGACGTAAATCCAGAAATAAGAGAGGTTGCGCAAGAGGTTATAGACAAACTTATTTCCATGGAGTTCAAGGCTACATGGACAAAACCGGAGAACCTTCACCTTACGCTCTTTTTCTTGGGTGAGATGGATGAGAAAGTCGTTGATTCAATGGCTCATGCTCTTCAGAAACGATTGCAAGGTTTTCCCTCGTTCAGCACGGATTTAGCAGGTTTTGGTTATTTCAAATTCAAGCATTCGCCAAGGGTGCTGTTTTTAAAACTTGAACCTACGAAATCTTTGCAAAGGTTATTCCTTGAAATGAAGTCAGAGCTTAACAAAATCAAAATCAAATACGATGAGCAAGGCAACTTCGTTCCACATGTTACTTTAGGCAGGGTAAAAGAATACCCAAACGATTGGGAAAAGTTGGTTGAAGGTATCCAAACGCCCAAGATAACGCTTGTAGTTGATGGAGTAACGATTTACAGTTCCACATTAACACCACAAGGTCCCATTTACAAATGGGTCTACAAACTGAAATTTGAGGGAGGTCTGATTAAGAATGTCAGATGA
- the pgsA gene encoding CDP-diacylglycerol--glycerol-3-phosphate 3-phosphatidyltransferase, whose product MKLSDDTNVVFNLPNTISWLRIISTVFVVLLMYLDLYAWAFFLFLLAAISDYVDGYFARKLGQVTKLGKVLDQMSDKILITSIFVVFVEFGMLPGWLVVILVFRDTLVSTVRMVASEAGNIIAANIFGKMKTVSQMVLAIGLFVEKLDFLSLGLLFGKVNLVLVYFVAIVTILSGMLYLYQNRIYLNR is encoded by the coding sequence TTGAAATTATCGGATGATACGAACGTTGTTTTCAATCTACCAAACACGATAAGTTGGTTGAGGATTATTTCAACAGTTTTCGTTGTGCTGCTGATGTATCTTGATCTATATGCCTGGGCTTTCTTTTTGTTCCTGTTAGCAGCCATTAGCGACTATGTAGACGGCTATTTCGCCAGAAAGCTCGGGCAGGTTACAAAACTTGGTAAGGTTCTTGACCAGATGAGTGATAAGATTTTAATTACGTCGATTTTTGTTGTTTTTGTAGAGTTTGGTATGCTCCCTGGTTGGCTCGTGGTTATATTGGTTTTTCGTGATACATTGGTTAGTACCGTTCGAATGGTTGCATCCGAAGCTGGGAACATCATCGCTGCTAATATTTTCGGCAAGATGAAGACAGTGTCTCAGATGGTTCTGGCAATTGGGCTGTTCGTTGAAAAACTTGACTTTCTCTCTCTTGGCTTATTATTTGGAAAAGTGAATTTGGTTCTGGTATACTTTGTAGCTATTGTTACAATACTCTCGGGAATGCTTTATCTTTACCAAAATCGAATATACTTGAACCGCTGA
- the rimO gene encoding 30S ribosomal protein S12 methylthiotransferase RimO, whose product MKLYIVVLGCPKNEADFALFKHHIKQLGHEIVDDLDEADGVVIDTCGFILDAKQESIDTVLEFVEHKRKQQKEGRDFKIFVTGCLVQRYPKELPVEIPEVDGWFGVLPPKVLADNLEKTKKYVTDPIAVYDFEGRVDDDLPYAYVKIADGCDRACTFCTIPKFKGGFVSRKLEDIVKEVKHLVAHGKKEIILVAQDTTGYGVDLYGKSMLPELLKQLNDIPGDFWIRVMYMHPDHVTDEILEGFSYQKVVKYFDIPVQHGSDKILKLMNRTKTPEGLEDLFEKIRTMYPEAVLRTSVIIGFPGETSQDFEELLEFIRRVEFDKLGAFMYSDEEDAPSYKLPHKVRPSTAQKRLDQLMEAQAEISFIRNQRYVGKVIDVLIEEEASGVLIGRGYMDAPEIDGNVFFKGSNLKGFVRVKITEADTYDLEGELV is encoded by the coding sequence TTGAAATTATACATCGTGGTTTTGGGATGCCCAAAGAACGAGGCAGATTTTGCTCTATTTAAGCACCATATTAAACAACTTGGGCATGAAATTGTTGACGATTTAGATGAGGCAGACGGAGTAGTTATCGATACTTGTGGGTTCATATTAGATGCCAAGCAAGAGTCGATAGACACAGTTTTGGAATTCGTTGAACACAAAAGAAAACAACAAAAAGAAGGAAGAGATTTCAAAATATTTGTCACAGGATGTTTGGTCCAGCGATATCCCAAGGAGTTACCTGTAGAAATTCCAGAAGTAGACGGATGGTTCGGCGTCCTTCCACCAAAAGTGTTAGCGGACAACCTTGAGAAAACCAAAAAGTACGTAACGGATCCCATAGCTGTATACGATTTTGAAGGAAGGGTCGATGATGACCTTCCGTACGCGTATGTAAAGATAGCTGATGGTTGTGACCGTGCTTGTACTTTTTGTACAATACCAAAATTCAAGGGGGGTTTTGTAAGCAGAAAGCTCGAGGATATAGTAAAAGAAGTGAAACACTTGGTCGCACATGGAAAAAAAGAGATTATCTTGGTTGCTCAAGATACGACGGGATATGGTGTTGACTTGTACGGAAAATCGATGCTTCCAGAACTACTCAAGCAATTGAACGATATACCTGGAGACTTCTGGATAAGGGTTATGTACATGCATCCAGACCATGTAACGGACGAAATTCTTGAGGGGTTTTCATACCAAAAAGTAGTAAAGTACTTTGATATACCAGTTCAACATGGTAGCGATAAGATTTTAAAACTTATGAACAGGACCAAAACACCAGAAGGACTCGAAGATTTGTTTGAGAAAATTAGGACGATGTACCCAGAAGCGGTGCTGAGAACATCGGTTATTATAGGATTTCCAGGAGAAACATCTCAGGATTTCGAAGAATTATTGGAGTTCATAAGACGTGTTGAGTTTGATAAGCTTGGAGCATTTATGTATTCAGATGAAGAAGACGCACCATCTTACAAATTACCACACAAAGTTCGTCCATCAACCGCTCAAAAAAGATTGGATCAGTTAATGGAAGCACAAGCAGAGATTTCGTTTATTAGAAACCAAAGATATGTTGGAAAAGTTATTGATGTTTTGATTGAGGAAGAAGCCAGTGGAGTCCTCATAGGTCGCGGTTACATGGATGCTCCAGAGATAGATGGTAACGTCTTTTTTAAAGGTAGTAATTTAAAAGGGTTTGTAAGGGTTAAAATCACAGAGGCGGACACATATGATTTGGAGGGAGAGTTAGTTTGA
- a CDS encoding DUF4416 family protein, whose protein sequence is MGKVRIVEPVNLVIFIFSAQLDYWLETVKPDLISLFGPIDYISPELDFEKYTLYYNEEMGSGITGRLISFERLIHPSLLASIKIKTNELELKHAVDGKRRFNLDPGYIHHMQFVLATTKMWPHRIYIGQGIYAEPTLMYINGAWKDYDFTYPNYKEEVYKFELSKIRDLYLEKRKKYLQNFVKSEKRVR, encoded by the coding sequence ATGGGAAAAGTGAGAATTGTTGAGCCGGTGAATTTAGTGATATTTATTTTTTCGGCACAGTTAGATTATTGGCTCGAAACTGTGAAACCTGATTTGATATCTCTTTTTGGACCAATAGATTATATCAGTCCAGAGCTAGATTTTGAAAAGTACACACTTTATTACAACGAAGAAATGGGGTCTGGAATAACAGGAAGGTTAATTAGTTTTGAAAGGTTGATTCATCCGTCGCTGTTAGCTTCGATAAAGATTAAGACAAACGAATTGGAGTTAAAGCATGCGGTAGACGGCAAAAGACGGTTCAACCTTGACCCTGGATATATACACCACATGCAGTTCGTATTGGCTACAACAAAAATGTGGCCCCACAGGATATATATAGGGCAAGGCATATATGCAGAACCAACGTTGATGTATATAAATGGAGCCTGGAAAGATTACGATTTTACTTATCCAAATTACAAAGAAGAAGTCTATAAATTTGAACTTTCGAAAATCAGAGACCTGTACCTTGAAAAAAGGAAGAAGTATCTGCAAAATTTTGTGAAAAGTGAAAAGCGTGTTAGGTGA
- a CDS encoding Mut7-C RNAse domain-containing protein, with amino-acid sequence METKITIRFFGGLVDLVGKQYVQLDAGINQTIKDCVERLGVPHTEVYFITLQKSFVRFDKIVENGDMYFVYPECNLDIPKEYILTPKYEGVPKFILDIHLGKLARLLRMLGISAEYGTVDDNEIVSKALSENLIILTRDRGILKRNEVTYGYILRSDDPKTQLREVTLRYSLQNWFAPFTRCMECNGKLISVPKRDVQEHVPEKVRETFDEFAKCERCGKIYWGGTHYENMSVFIEKFLKDIPRKEF; translated from the coding sequence ATGGAAACCAAAATAACAATCAGATTTTTTGGTGGTTTGGTCGACTTAGTTGGAAAACAATACGTACAGTTAGACGCTGGAATTAATCAAACAATAAAAGATTGTGTAGAGCGCCTCGGTGTTCCACACACCGAGGTATATTTTATAACGCTACAAAAAAGCTTTGTGCGTTTTGATAAAATCGTGGAAAATGGAGATATGTATTTTGTTTATCCAGAGTGTAATTTGGATATACCAAAGGAATACATTTTAACCCCAAAATATGAAGGTGTTCCAAAATTTATTTTGGATATCCACCTTGGAAAGCTTGCAAGACTTCTAAGAATGCTTGGAATCAGTGCCGAGTATGGAACTGTGGACGACAATGAAATCGTTTCAAAAGCACTCTCTGAAAATCTTATCATCCTTACAAGGGATAGGGGGATTTTGAAAAGAAACGAAGTTACTTATGGCTACATATTGCGCTCGGATGACCCCAAAACACAACTTAGGGAAGTAACTCTCAGATATAGCCTTCAAAATTGGTTTGCTCCATTCACAAGATGTATGGAATGCAACGGTAAACTAATAAGTGTTCCAAAAAGAGATGTCCAGGAACATGTTCCTGAAAAAGTCAGGGAAACATTTGACGAATTTGCCAAATGCGAAAGGTGTGGAAAAATCTACTGGGGTGGAACGCACTACGAGAACATGAGTGTGTTCATCGAAAAATTTTTGAAAGACATTCCCAGGAAAGAATTTTGA